The Tachysurus vachellii isolate PV-2020 chromosome 25, HZAU_Pvac_v1, whole genome shotgun sequence genomic sequence gcacctctcactgcacctctccctGGCCCTGTATCTCTCACTGGAGCTGGTCTTCTCCCTGACACTCCCTCCGCTCTTCTTCTTCCGCGTCCAGACATTACAgtatttgtctttttctgtttctgtttccaaaaacatcactcctcaaagtcctcattttatagtaatagaaaaaaataacccctgccactgagtctaagccagaatggaatcagctgtggttggcccaattcacccaacataaatcagctgtgtgtcaattattcaattgtttgtttattatcagctgagatatattgtttttgaactgaTATCATTGCAGAAGCAGAGGTTTTTATACTGCATCTAAGGTTTGgaatattgtttttgctattgtgggatgttgtgtgttaacattcgtgaatactacaaaaacaatccataatTTTGTTGGGAGGTATAACTTGTCTGTTAAGAAAATGTaagcattgtggaaatgtgttcactgattgcatattgtgtgaaaatgacatgaaatgtgtgaatggtatggccacaaaagactgatgctgtgctaattgtgtttagagttttgaaaatgtgacaacTGTTTGGACAAACGCTTGTTAGcgactgaaaaaaactgtaagtgAATCTTTTGCTGAcgattcatttaaatgaatcttAACACAGAATCACTGTAGGGTTCGatttattgagagagagagagagagagagagagagagagagagagagagagagagagagagagagcagactttCTAAGAACAGAGTTCTATACACAaaacttggggaaaaaaactaaTGATTCACTTGTGCTTTGAGAATCGTTTATTTGTTCGTTCGGCTCCCTTAACTTCTCTATCCTCGCTGGTGTGAATCATCTTTGTGAATCGTTTAATTCGATTCTTTTTATGTAACTTATACATAGTTATAACACCAGGTTTGGTATGTTTGGTGTTTGATGACTAAAATATTATCGAATCATCAAAACACTGTTTTCTTAAGTAAAGATTATTTCTGTCCttttaggaaaatgtttttaaggTGTTAAATGTCACATGAGAAATACATGACCGACAGGTAAACAGGTAAGTGCTCTGGTTTAGAGGGGTAGTTTCCTGAATGTGAGTTTCCGGAGTGGTAAGAACaatgagtcacacacacacacacacacacacacacacacacacatatatatacacacacacacacacttacacactcacacacacacagacacgcagatgTTTATCAGGCAGAAAGCTTTCAGTCTGATGAGACGATTCTTACAGTAACAACTGCTGAGTGAATCTCCATAAGGTGagacatttacatatttttatctCTTCATGACATTAACAAACTCTAGACCTTCTTAATAATATTTACTTGTAATAAtagaaatacaattttatttattcacttataaTATAACAAGCAAATGTACTGAGACTTTTCGTGTGTATTAAGTTACTCAAGGTTTGTAAACTGTTTTGATTGCTAGACTGCAGTCAGATCTTTAACATAGTCATTCTGTAAGATGGTAGTAAACAAATTAATCTCGTCAGGATTATCAGAAGAAAAACAGCTTcaattttgacaaaaaaaaaaaaacaaaaacaactttttGTGTTATCATGAAGCTCAAATTCACTGAAACCTTCACGATTACTTTTTTCAGCGTTATTAACATTCATGATTCATAAGTTCATCAACGTCCGACTGCAGAATACTGCGATAAATTTaaagtaataatataaaaaaaataatatagtaagctaatatttatatatttaatatttttagtttaaaaaacacGAACATTTAATACAACAGCTTGTAGTTCagacaaaacagagacaaaaatttgcacataaagaagaaaactttatttaaagacTTAACTTTCACGTTTCTTTAAAGGAAGCAAAAATGTTTAGAGCACATGTAATGATATGATCAATGATTGAAGTGAAAATAGAGATGGGTTTAAAAGTTTGTGCTCCCCTTTCTGAATGCACTAATGATTCGTCTGTACGCTTGTTTGAATTAGTTTGACTTTGCAATCATCAGTTTTTCTCCTGCCAAACAAAAGCTGGAAATTCCAGTAAAGGTGACACGAATGGGCATCTTAGAGTGATTTAATTTAGTAATACTCGCCTGAGGCGAAGGCTGGAACTCATCAGCAGTCTAAACTGCCTGCTCAGCACGAGCCCGGACAAATCTGAACTCCTCGCTGCGCTGATCTGTGTTGGAAAATAGAGACAGATTGATTTGAGACTGTCACATGTGGAATTTGAGAGATTTGTTGGCAATGATTTGAGATGAGATCCACTAAACTTAAAGAAAACTCTACTATCTAATGGACGGTCTAATGTTAAAGCTTTTACGattaaatatataagaaaaaatcttgaaacaaaaaaaaaaaaaaaaactcgtgAGCATCTGTTAGTGTGGTGAAATGCTGGATCAGGAATTTGCAATACAAACATATTAATTGGATTGTTGTAATAGATGTTTGGTGATGTAACTCATCTTGGGGGAAAAACACCTTGTACACTGacacacctaaaaaaaaaacacaaataagatCCGTGTCGCTTGCGAAACGAGGACAtttcaaacaaacagaaacattaaTGATTCATATTTCTCTTGTATTTGTCTGAATTTTAGATGGATTTTTCTACAAAAACCCTGGCAGCGGGTTGCTTTGGGAAAGTGTATAAGCAAAAGTATGGAGACACGTGGGCTGCGATGAAAAAAGTTCCTGTGAACTTCATCACTAAGGAACAGCTTACCAGAGAGTGCCAAGTTTATGAGTGCGTCAAGTTACacagatattttgttttttaaaactccATTAACAATTAACAAGAAGAGTTTAcaattgaaatgtttttaaatatgtaaatcacTTATTCTGCTGTAACTACAAAATAACTACAGGAAAGCGCAACACAACAACGTGGTCAAACTCCTCGGGAAACCGTGGCTGGAAAACGGAAGGTGGCACATTCCTCTGGAGTTTGTTTTTGGGGAGGATCTCGAGACGGCCATATTTAACGTACAGAAGTCTAAAATACAGGTAAGGGTCTGGAATGAATTGACTTTAATTTAATTCGAAAAGATTTAAACTCTCCTGTTAAAACGCTGCTGAAATGTTCTGCACAGCTGAGCCAGACTGTGAAGGCCACCATCATCACAGGGATGTGTGAAGGCCTGAACTTCCTGCACTGCAGAGACATCGTCCACCAGGACCTCAAACCGGACAACGTCATGGTGAGCGCTGATGCATGGTGGAAAACAAGCAGTAACCTTACCACCCGATGATGGAAAATAATGACACTGAAGACTTTCTTTACATCAGCGATGTTTTACAGTATATCTACAATTTCTTTTCATCCCGTTAGATTGAGCACGGATCTCACCGCGCTGTGATTATCGACATGGGCCTGGCCAAATTCTTCAAAAACGGTTTAAGCTCTGCTGTAAACCTGGGCAACGAAGCCTACGCTGCTCCTGAGATCCTGGAAGGGAACAATCGAGACAAGCGATCAGATGTGTGGGCCATGGGCAAAATCATTGCAGAGCTCTGCGCCAGAGTCAGGCTTCCCACTCGGAGTGTGACTCCCATGAAGATTAAAGACAGTCTGAAAGACAATTGTTATTGTAGCGTTGTGTGCAAAATGGTGGCGACAAATGCAGCAGAGAGACCCAACATGTACGGAGTAATTGGAGAGATCCGGCAAATTGTGGCAAGTCAGGGAGCAAATCAGGGAGCAGGAGCTGGAAGACCACATGCAGCTTTGGGTGGCCATTTGGGTCCCCGGCTAACAGAGGCTGCTGATTTTGGTGTGAAGCAAAAATGGCGCCCACCAACTCCTTTCCCACCGGAAGCGAAACACCAAGAACCTCCTGTTCAACATCCTGTCGAACGTATCCACCGCAGCCCATCACCTCGACCTCACCCTGTAGCTCCCGTAGTTCCTGTTAACCAAAATGCACTGGCCAATCAGCTCTCACTGCTGTCCATTCCTTGTCCTTTACCTCCAGACGGAACGGTGGTTCACCGTCGTTATGACAACGACACCGGACAAATGCACATTAAACAAATAATCACACGGAACGGAAAGGTGGTGAAGTACGAGGACGTGAAAATTACCAAGTGAAGTATACAAGAAGAAGTATACAGTGATGTACGACGTGACGACAAAACAAATCGTCCAGCGTCTATTTTGTATGTGTTTCCTGATTCAGAATTATACCTACAGAAAACGAACTTATCATGTGGTGTATGTATGAGGTGAATGTGTTTCGGTGAATGTTGTGTCTTATTATACTTCTTGTATTATAAATTTTCTACTTTTGCAAAAGGGCACAACagtctactgtgtgtgtgtttttgtaaatattaccACTTTAATTTACTAGTCTTTTGTTCCTTTGTTCATAATTATAGCATTAAGATCATGATCATCAGAATATTCCTACATATTTACACCAAGCTCGGTGTAAGTGGTGATCCAAAAGCATCCAAAAGGAGAAAATGCTCCATTATTTCTACAGATCTGTAACTTATATCTGTGCAtaactttattttttgtgaacATTCACAAACTTCAATTTACATTCTCACACATTTCAATAGACACATGCAAAAGTTTACCATGTCTCAAACTGAATGCAGACTAAGAAGAGCTTGGACactaatatctatctatctatctatctatctatctatctatctatctatctatctatctatctatctatctatctatctatctatctatctatctatctatctatctatctatctacagtatctgtctgtctgtctgtctgactgtctatttacccatctatctatctatctatctatctatctatctatctatctatctatctatctatctatctatctatctatctatctatctatctgtctgtctgtctgtctgtctatctatctatctatctatctatctatctgtctgtctgtctgactgtctctttacccatctatctatctatctatctatctatctatctatctatctatctatctatctatctatctatctatctgtctgtctgtctgtctgtctgtctgtctctttacccatctatctatctatctatctgtctgtctgtctgtctgtctgtctgtctgtcttgtcttttttttatctctttacccatctatctatctatctatctatctatctatctatctatctatctatctatctatctatctatctatctgtctatctatctatctatctgtctgtctgtctgtctgtctgtctgtctgtctgtctgtcttgtctttttttttatctctttacccatctatatatctatctatctatctatctatctatctatctatctatctatctatctatctatctatctatctatctatctatctgtctgtctgtctgtctgtctgtctctttacccatctatctatctatctatctgtctgtctgtctgtctgtctgtctgtctgtctgtcttgtctttttttttatctctttacccatctatctatctatctatctatctatctatctatctatctatctatctatctatctgtctatctatctgtctgtctttctgtctgtctttctgtctgtctgtctgtcttgtctttttttttatctctttacccatctatctatctatctatctatctatctatctatctatctatctatctatctatctatctgtctatctatctatctatctgtctgtctgtctgtctgtctgtctgtctgtctgtcttgtcttttttttatctctttacccatctatctatctatctatctatctatctatctatctatctatctatctatctatctatctatctatctatctgtctgtctgtctgtctgtctgtctgtctctttacccatctatctatctatctatctatctgtctgtctgtctgtctgtctgtctgtctgtctgtctgtcttgtctttttttttatctctttacccatctatctatctatctatctatctatctatctatctatctatctatctatctatctgtctatctatctatctgtctgtctgtctgtctgtctgtctgtctgtcttgtctttttttttatctctttacccatctatctatctatctatctatctatctatctatctatctatctatctatctatctgtctatctatctatctatctatctgtctgtctgtctgtctgtctgtctgtctgtcttgtctttttttttatctctttacccatctatctatctatctatctatctatctatctatctatctatctatctatctatctatctatctatctgtctatctatctatctgtctgtctgtctgtctgtctgtctgtctgtctgtcttgtctttttttttatctctttacccatctatctatctatctatctatctatctatctatctatctatctatctatctatctatctatctgtctatctatctgtctgtctgtctgtctgtctgtctgtctgtctgtctgtcttgtcttttttttttatctctttacccatctatctatctctctgtagtCCTACCCGGAGCTTTACTACACAGTTGCAAGATAAAAGCAGTAGATTTACCCTTTACATCCCCCTGAGGTTTACTGAGAGAGGGTCTGATAAAGGAGGCTCATGCAGAACAGTTCAAACATGTCTTTAGCCCATTGTCTCCCGGCGTGTTTACTATCCGCCTGGAAACTGTTCACAGGCTAAATACGTGttgtaaataacacacaaacacttcacagGAATGTTGTCATCACACAACAAATAGCTGACAAACgacagcagtttaaaaaaatatgtattgtaAAACACTTGAGCACTTAAGCTCAATCAAAAGACtgctgtgtgcacacacacacgctgtagtGTCTGAGGTCATAGGTCATCGCTGCAGAAGTACGTGGAACACTGATTGAGCTTGTGTACTTATTATCTCACAGACAATGTGCAATATTACAat encodes the following:
- the zmp:0000000881 gene encoding inhibitor of nuclear factor kappa-B kinase subunit alpha encodes the protein MDFSTKTLAAGCFGKVYKQKYGDTWAAMKKVPVNFITKEQLTRECQVYEKAQHNNVVKLLGKPWLENGRWHIPLEFVFGEDLETAIFNVQKSKIQLSQTVKATIITGMCEGLNFLHCRDIVHQDLKPDNVMIEHGSHRAVIIDMGLAKFFKNGLSSAVNLGNEAYAAPEILEGNNRDKRSDVWAMGKIIAELCARVRLPTRSVTPMKIKDSLKDNCYCSVVCKMVATNAAERPNMYGVIGEIRQIVASQGANQGAGAGRPHAALGGHLGPRLTEAADFGVKQKWRPPTPFPPEAKHQEPPVQHPVERIHRSPSPRPHPVAPVVPVNQNALANQLSLLSIPCPLPPDGTVVHRRYDNDTGQMHIKQIITRNGKVVKYEDVKITK